The Oscillatoria acuminata PCC 6304 genomic interval TCGCACTGCCGATGGAAAAAATTGCTGAATTTTGCCAAAAGTGGAAGGTAACCGAGTTGGCTTTATTTGGCTCGATTCTCCGGGATGATTTTAATGGGAATAGTGATGTTGATGTGATGGTGCAATTTCATCCCGAAGCGCATCCTACTCTGTTTGATTTAGCTGAAATGGAAGAGGAACTCAAACAACTATTTCAGCGAGATGTTGATTTAATCACTCGGAAGGGAATTGAAACCAGTCGTAACTATCTGCGTCGCCAAGCTATTCTATCTTCTGCACAGGTGATTTATGGAACGGGATGTTCAATCGTTGCTTGATATGTTGCAATCAGCCGAAATTGTAATGGACTATATTTCTGGGCGATCGCGAAATGACTTAGCC includes:
- a CDS encoding nucleotidyltransferase family protein, which codes for MIQTAIALPMEKIAEFCQKWKVTELALFGSILRDDFNGNSDVDVMVQFHPEAHPTLFDLAEMEEELKQLFQRDVDLITRKGIETSRNYLRRQAILSSAQVIYGTGCSIVA